Proteins from a single region of Antechinus flavipes isolate AdamAnt ecotype Samford, QLD, Australia chromosome 2, AdamAnt_v2, whole genome shotgun sequence:
- the LOC127552313 gene encoding uncharacterized protein DKFZp434B061-like has protein sequence MALDRYLLQQRPYKYPRQRLPTIPPQQRPPANTPHRGSLQSPHNRDPLQIPPTEAPTIPPQQRPPANTPHRGSLQSPTETPYNRDPLQIPPTETPYNRGPTNTPDRGSLQSPHRNPLQQRPPANTPHRGSYNPPQKPPTTETPCKYPQQRGSLQIPPTEAPYNPPQKPPTTEAMQIPPTEVPCNPPTETPYNRGSPQILSMMPLKIPSITEVLYKYPQQRLLTTVPHTDNPYRGFL, from the exons ATGGCGCTCGACAGATACCTCCTACAACAGAGGCCCTACAAATACCCCCGACAGAGGCTCCCTACAATCCCCCCACAACAGAGACCCCCTGCAAATACCCCCCACAGAGGCTCCCTACAATCCCCCCACAACAGAGACCCCCTGCAAATACCCCCCACAGAGGCTCCTACAATCCCCCCACAACAGAGACCCCCTGCAAATACCCCCCACAGAGGCTCCCTACAATCCCCCACAGAAACCCCCTACAACAGAGACCCCCTGCAAATACCCCCCACAGAAACCCCCTACAACAGAGGCCCTACAAATACCCCTGACAGAGGCTCCCTACAATCCCCCCACAGAAACCCCCTACAACAGAGACCCCCTGCAAATACCCCCCACAGAGGCTCCTACAATCCCCCACAGAAACCCCCTACAACAGAGACCCCCTGCAAATACCCCCAACAGAG AGGTTCTCTACAAATACCCCCAACAGAGGCTCCCTACAATCCCCCACAGAAACCCCCTACAACAGAGGCCATGCAAATACCCCCCACAGAAGTTCCCTGCAATCCCCCCACAGAAACCCCCTACAACAGAGGCTCCCCACAGATACTCTCTATGATGCCCCTAAAGATACCCTCTATAACAGAGGTTCTCTACAAATACCCCCAACAGAGGCTCCTGACAACAGTCCCCCACACAGATAACCCCTACAGAGGCTTCCTGTAG